One window of Cellulomonas shaoxiangyii genomic DNA carries:
- a CDS encoding CPBP family glutamic-type intramembrane protease, with protein sequence MTTTPPRRPARLPWAVLAGVVVGWLVVSWLVGVYMGVLRATPGLPDVRTVRADLVAPHLAGLIAVVVATALWGRWRDVWREPRDVHPLWWAVPVAVLVGAVVTTDVDALRTAPPGLVSALAVGCALAALDTELVLRGVCLVALRDRWPEPAAAVGTVLLSGAVEVLTGPGTPATRAVVGVATGVVLYVARRVGGGLAVPVLLHAAVDLALWSHAVGDAAGAQPGTRVQVLGLAVLAVAAVAGARLGGMLRPPAGLRRRRT encoded by the coding sequence ATGACCACCACCCCGCCCCGCCGTCCGGCGCGACTGCCGTGGGCGGTCCTCGCGGGCGTCGTCGTGGGCTGGCTGGTCGTGTCGTGGCTCGTCGGCGTCTACATGGGCGTGCTGCGGGCCACGCCGGGTCTGCCGGACGTGCGCACGGTGCGGGCCGACCTGGTCGCACCGCACCTGGCCGGACTGATCGCCGTCGTCGTCGCGACCGCGCTGTGGGGCCGCTGGCGCGACGTGTGGCGCGAGCCGCGCGACGTGCACCCGCTGTGGTGGGCCGTGCCCGTCGCCGTGCTGGTCGGGGCGGTCGTCACGACGGACGTCGACGCGCTGCGCACGGCGCCACCGGGGCTCGTGAGCGCGCTCGCGGTCGGGTGCGCGCTGGCCGCCCTCGACACCGAGCTCGTCCTGCGCGGCGTGTGCCTCGTCGCGCTCCGCGACCGGTGGCCCGAGCCGGCCGCGGCGGTCGGCACCGTGCTCCTCTCGGGTGCCGTCGAGGTGCTGACCGGCCCCGGGACGCCCGCGACGCGCGCGGTCGTGGGGGTCGCCACGGGGGTCGTCCTCTACGTGGCGCGGCGGGTCGGCGGTGGCCTGGCGGTCCCCGTGCTGCTGCACGCGGCCGTGGACCTCGCGCTGTGGTCGCACGCGGTGGGCGACGCCGCCGGGGCGCAGCCGGGCACGCGGGTCCAGGTGCTCGGCCTGGCGGTCCTCGCGGTGGCGGCCGTGGCGGGGGCCCGGCTCGGCGGGATGCTCCGTCCGCCTGCGGGACTGCGCCGGCGACGCACCTGA
- a CDS encoding ACP S-malonyltransferase, with translation MLVVACPGQGAQSPGMLAAWLEVDGVADVLARASEVTGTDLVAHGTTSDADTIRDTAVAQPLLVATALASLRAVLDAPVAADLAQAVQGRIDVAAGHSVGELAAAAVAGVLTDDDALSLVAVRGAAMARAAAATPTGMSAVLGGDADEVLARLAALGLVPANVNGGAQVVAAGTLDALAALSAEPPTRARVVPLQVAGAFHTSHMAPAVDELAAAAANVAPREPVVTLLGNADGAVVASGGDALDRIVAQVARPVRWDLCQATLVDLGVTALLEVAPGGVLTGLARRTLPGVETVALKSPADLDAARDLVRRHAGGAQPSRSTTPQESTS, from the coding sequence GTGCTCGTCGTCGCCTGCCCCGGCCAGGGTGCCCAGTCCCCCGGCATGCTCGCCGCCTGGCTCGAGGTCGACGGCGTCGCCGACGTCCTCGCCCGTGCGAGCGAGGTGACGGGCACCGACCTGGTCGCGCACGGGACCACCTCCGACGCCGACACGATCCGCGACACGGCCGTGGCGCAGCCGCTGCTGGTCGCGACCGCGCTCGCCAGCCTGCGCGCCGTGCTCGACGCGCCGGTCGCCGCGGACCTGGCGCAGGCGGTGCAGGGACGCATCGACGTCGCGGCCGGCCACTCCGTCGGCGAGCTCGCCGCCGCCGCCGTCGCGGGGGTGCTCACCGACGACGACGCGCTGAGCCTCGTCGCGGTGCGCGGTGCGGCGATGGCCCGGGCCGCCGCCGCCACGCCGACCGGGATGAGCGCCGTCCTCGGCGGGGACGCCGACGAGGTGCTCGCGCGCCTGGCGGCGCTCGGCCTCGTGCCGGCCAACGTCAACGGCGGGGCGCAGGTCGTCGCGGCCGGGACGCTCGACGCGCTCGCCGCCCTGTCCGCCGAGCCGCCCACGCGTGCGCGGGTGGTGCCGCTCCAGGTAGCCGGCGCCTTCCACACGAGCCACATGGCCCCCGCCGTCGACGAGCTCGCCGCCGCGGCCGCGAACGTCGCACCGCGCGAGCCCGTCGTGACGCTCCTGGGCAACGCCGACGGGGCCGTCGTCGCGTCCGGCGGCGACGCCCTCGACCGGATCGTCGCGCAGGTCGCCCGTCCCGTCCGCTGGGACCTGTGCCAGGCCACCCTGGTGGACCTCGGGGTCACGGCGCTGCTCGAGGTGGCTCCCGGCGGCGTCCTCACCGGTCTCGCGCGGCGTACGCTGCCCGGGGTCGAGACCGTGGCGCTGAAGTCCCCCGCCGACCTCGATGCGGCACGCGACCTCGTGCGCCGCCACGCCGGCGGCGCGCAGCCGTCCCGCTCGACGACCCCGCAGGAGAGCACGTCGTGA
- a CDS encoding helix-turn-helix domain-containing protein, whose protein sequence is MGTTATAPRRVVTMRRRWPVGMRHKLVSVDMLKKRMAVKGFSARRLAKYAECVPGTIDNLIAGRTQSLNKGRTAELICEALDVPMDLFFVSEMTSVTSHTTKPRTVGRAA, encoded by the coding sequence ATGGGGACTACAGCGACGGCACCACGCAGGGTCGTCACGATGCGCAGGAGGTGGCCGGTGGGGATGCGGCACAAGCTCGTCTCGGTGGACATGCTCAAGAAGCGGATGGCGGTCAAGGGCTTCTCGGCCCGCCGGCTCGCGAAGTACGCCGAGTGTGTGCCGGGGACCATCGACAACCTGATCGCCGGCCGCACCCAGTCCCTGAACAAGGGCCGCACCGCCGAACTCATCTGCGAGGCGCTCGACGTCCCCATGGACCTCTTCTTCGTGTCCGAGATGACAAGCGTCACTTCCCACACCACCAAGCCGCGCACGGTCGGGAGGGCCGCCTGA
- a CDS encoding BldC family transcriptional regulator — protein sequence MATQTHTTNAPLSQGALLTPGEVAVLFRVDPKTVTRWAQAGKLSAVRTLGGHRRFHEAEVRQLLTGVPQQRTGE from the coding sequence ATGGCCACTCAGACGCACACCACCAACGCCCCCCTCTCGCAGGGCGCTCTCCTCACGCCGGGTGAGGTCGCGGTCCTCTTCCGCGTCGACCCGAAGACGGTCACGCGTTGGGCGCAGGCCGGCAAGCTGTCGGCCGTCCGCACCCTCGGCGGTCACCGTCGCTTCCACGAGGCGGAGGTCCGCCAGCTCCTGACGGGCGTGCCGCAGCAGCGCACGGGCGAGTGA
- a CDS encoding acyl carrier protein, with amino-acid sequence MAHSEQEILAGLAEIVSEETGLPTDSVLPDKSFTDDLDIDSLSMMTIVTLAEEKFDVRIPDDEVKNLTTVGDAVSFINGAQAA; translated from the coding sequence ATGGCGCACAGCGAGCAGGAGATCCTGGCCGGACTGGCCGAGATCGTCAGCGAGGAGACGGGGCTGCCCACCGACTCCGTCCTGCCCGACAAGTCCTTCACCGACGACCTCGACATCGACTCCCTGTCGATGATGACGATCGTCACCCTCGCCGAGGAGAAGTTCGACGTGCGCATCCCCGACGACGAGGTCAAGAACCTCACGACGGTCGGCGACGCGGTCAGCTTCATCAACGGCGCCCAGGCGGCCTGA
- a CDS encoding DUF3145 domain-containing protein — MAGAVTRGVLFVHSAPRALCPHVEWGIGNVLGGRVTFDWTPQPAGPGFYRAEHSWQGTPGTGARLASALRGWAHLRYEVTEEPSHGVDGSRWSHTPELGIFHAATDVHGNIVLPEDRVRAALEHAADPARMRAELDLALGQAWDDELEPFRYAGAGAPVRWLHRVG; from the coding sequence ATGGCTGGTGCCGTCACCCGCGGTGTCCTTTTCGTGCACTCCGCACCGCGCGCGCTGTGCCCCCACGTCGAGTGGGGGATCGGCAACGTGCTGGGCGGGCGTGTCACTTTCGACTGGACCCCGCAGCCCGCGGGGCCCGGCTTCTACCGTGCCGAGCACTCGTGGCAGGGCACCCCGGGCACCGGCGCGCGCCTCGCGTCGGCGCTGCGCGGCTGGGCGCACCTCCGGTACGAGGTGACGGAGGAGCCGAGCCACGGCGTCGACGGTTCGCGCTGGAGCCACACGCCCGAGCTCGGGATCTTCCACGCCGCGACCGACGTGCACGGCAACATCGTCCTACCGGAGGACCGGGTGCGTGCCGCGCTCGAGCACGCCGCCGACCCGGCACGCATGCGCGCCGAGCTCGACCTCGCGCTGGGCCAGGCGTGGGACGACGAGCTCGAGCCCTTCCGCTACGCGGGCGCGGGTGCGCCCGTGCGGTGGCTGCACCGAGTCGGCTGA
- a CDS encoding beta-ketoacyl-ACP synthase III, with product MTRPTLTQATGPAHTRILGIGGVRGERVVPNDDLVGPIDSSDEWIRQRTGIVTRRRAGADTDVLDLAEGAARAALDHAGLTGADIDVVILSTVTYFHQTPAGAAIVADRIGATPAAAFDISAACAGYCYGIGQADALVRAGTARHVLVIGAEKMSEFVDPTDRTISFLLGDGAGAVVVGPSDTPGIGPTVWGSDGGQAQAIRQTHSWLATRDEGAGWPTLRQEGQSVFKWAVWQMAPVAQKAMDAAGVRPEDIEAFVPHQANMRIIDQMIKQLKLPDSVVVGRDIAETGNTSAASIPLATERLLREGQVPSGALALQIGFGAGLVYAAQVVVLP from the coding sequence GTGACCCGTCCGACCCTCACGCAGGCCACCGGTCCCGCGCACACCCGCATCCTCGGAATCGGAGGCGTCCGCGGCGAGCGGGTCGTGCCGAACGACGACCTCGTCGGGCCGATCGACTCGTCCGACGAGTGGATCCGCCAGCGCACCGGCATCGTCACGCGACGCCGCGCGGGTGCCGACACCGACGTGCTCGACCTCGCCGAGGGCGCCGCGCGCGCGGCCCTCGACCACGCCGGCCTGACCGGCGCCGACATCGACGTCGTCATCCTCTCCACCGTCACGTACTTCCACCAGACGCCGGCGGGCGCCGCGATCGTCGCGGACCGCATCGGCGCCACGCCGGCGGCCGCGTTCGACATCTCCGCGGCGTGCGCGGGGTACTGCTACGGCATCGGCCAGGCCGACGCCCTCGTCCGGGCCGGGACGGCGCGGCACGTGCTCGTCATCGGCGCGGAGAAGATGAGCGAGTTCGTCGACCCCACCGACCGCACGATCTCGTTCCTGCTCGGCGACGGCGCCGGTGCCGTGGTCGTGGGCCCGTCCGACACGCCCGGCATCGGCCCGACGGTGTGGGGATCCGACGGCGGCCAGGCCCAGGCGATCCGGCAGACGCACTCGTGGCTCGCCACGCGCGACGAGGGCGCCGGCTGGCCCACGCTGCGCCAGGAGGGCCAGAGCGTCTTCAAGTGGGCCGTGTGGCAGATGGCGCCGGTCGCGCAGAAGGCCATGGACGCCGCGGGCGTGCGCCCCGAGGACATCGAGGCGTTCGTGCCGCACCAGGCGAACATGCGGATCATCGACCAGATGATCAAGCAGCTGAAGCTCCCCGACTCCGTCGTGGTCGGCCGCGACATCGCGGAGACCGGCAACACGTCGGCCGCCTCGATCCCCCTGGCGACCGAGCGGCTGCTGCGGGAGGGGCAGGTGCCCTCCGGTGCGCTGGCCCTGCAGATCGGCTTCGGCGCCGGCCTGGTCTACGCCGCGCAGGTCGTCGTCCTGCCCTGA
- the def gene encoding peptide deformylase, with protein MALREIRTVGDPVLRTPCDPITTIDDRVRSLVEDLLETVDMEGRAGLAANQIGVSLRAFSWNIDDEIGYVLNPTIVELSEDEYQDGDEGCLSVPGLWFPTHRAWYARVVGTDLDGKEVVVQGTELMARCLQHEVDHLDGMLYLDRLERSVRKKAMRAIREQL; from the coding sequence ATGGCCCTGCGTGAGATCCGGACCGTCGGCGACCCCGTGCTGCGCACCCCGTGCGACCCGATCACGACCATCGACGACCGGGTGCGGTCGCTCGTCGAGGACCTGCTCGAGACCGTCGACATGGAGGGCCGGGCCGGCCTCGCCGCGAACCAGATCGGCGTGTCGCTGCGCGCCTTCTCCTGGAACATCGACGACGAGATCGGCTACGTCCTCAACCCGACGATCGTCGAGCTCTCGGAGGACGAGTACCAGGACGGTGACGAGGGCTGCCTCTCCGTGCCGGGCCTCTGGTTCCCGACGCACCGTGCCTGGTACGCACGCGTCGTCGGCACCGACCTCGACGGCAAGGAGGTCGTCGTGCAGGGCACCGAGCTCATGGCGCGCTGCCTGCAGCACGAGGTGGACCACCTCGACGGCATGCTGTACCTGGACCGCCTGGAGCGGTCCGTGCGCAAGAAGGCGATGCGCGCGATCCGCGAACAGCTCTGA
- a CDS encoding helix-turn-helix domain-containing protein, which produces MLTPQITVAQVSYDLRGAAEATGLGETTIREAIETGDLIAHYAGRRNSKPVIRAVDLDEWVASLPTSRKRTA; this is translated from the coding sequence ATGCTCACCCCCCAGATCACCGTCGCCCAGGTCTCCTACGACCTCCGCGGTGCAGCCGAGGCCACCGGGCTCGGCGAGACGACGATCCGCGAGGCCATCGAGACGGGCGACCTGATCGCCCACTACGCCGGCCGTCGCAACTCCAAGCCCGTCATCCGGGCCGTCGACCTGGACGAGTGGGTCGCCTCCCTTCCCACCTCCCGCAAGCGCACGGCCTAG
- a CDS encoding PucR family transcriptional regulator: MTSPSTAGRAGPAPSEGVPGDVADGAHPVVARTPASTLRTRASRPTRAGRGVDSADPGGTETQRRVREGAGQLAVAAMRRLDADLEWYRALPAEDRSWVNLVAQAGITAFVTWFADPSRPPHGVGEIFAAAPPELTRSISLQHTLQLVRVVVDVVETHSDRLAAPGAERELREAVLRYSREVAFSAAEVYARAAEVRGGWDARLEALVVDALVRGDADDALRSRVTAIGWSGRGATMVVVGTTAAHLDEVRVADLRRATRRAADDALVGILGDRLVVFLGGEGDLRAAAESLLPRFGPGPVVIGPSAQGLVESTTSARAALAGLQAAAGWDRVPRPVLADDLLPERVLVGDAVARRALVARAYTPLAASQGSLLETLSAYLGAGRSLEAAARSLYVHPNTVRYRLRRVADVTGWDPLDARESYVLQTALTVGRLDAVPD, translated from the coding sequence ATGACGTCGCCCTCCACCGCCGGCCGCGCGGGTCCGGCACCGTCGGAGGGCGTGCCGGGCGACGTCGCCGACGGGGCGCACCCGGTCGTCGCGCGCACCCCCGCGAGCACCCTGCGGACGCGGGCGTCGCGTCCCACGCGGGCGGGCCGCGGGGTCGATTCGGCCGACCCCGGCGGCACCGAGACGCAGCGACGGGTGCGCGAGGGGGCGGGGCAGCTCGCCGTCGCCGCCATGCGGCGCCTCGACGCCGACCTCGAGTGGTACCGCGCACTGCCCGCGGAGGACCGCTCGTGGGTCAACCTCGTGGCGCAGGCCGGCATCACGGCGTTCGTCACGTGGTTCGCCGACCCGTCGCGCCCTCCGCACGGCGTCGGCGAGATCTTCGCGGCGGCGCCGCCGGAGCTCACGCGCTCGATCTCGCTGCAGCACACGCTCCAGCTGGTGCGTGTGGTCGTCGACGTCGTCGAGACGCACAGCGACCGCCTCGCCGCCCCGGGTGCCGAGCGCGAGCTCCGCGAGGCGGTGCTGCGCTACTCCCGGGAGGTGGCCTTCTCGGCCGCGGAGGTCTACGCCCGTGCGGCCGAGGTGCGGGGCGGCTGGGACGCCCGGCTCGAGGCGCTCGTGGTCGACGCGCTGGTGCGCGGCGACGCCGACGACGCCCTGCGCTCCCGGGTGACCGCGATCGGGTGGAGCGGCCGCGGCGCCACGATGGTCGTGGTCGGCACCACCGCCGCCCACCTGGACGAGGTGCGCGTCGCGGACCTGCGCCGCGCCACCCGCCGCGCGGCCGACGACGCCCTCGTGGGGATCCTCGGTGACCGCCTCGTCGTGTTCCTCGGGGGCGAGGGCGACCTCCGCGCCGCGGCGGAGAGCCTGCTGCCGCGCTTCGGCCCCGGGCCCGTGGTCATCGGTCCGTCCGCGCAGGGGCTGGTCGAGAGCACGACGTCGGCGCGCGCGGCCCTCGCGGGGCTGCAGGCGGCGGCGGGGTGGGACCGGGTCCCCCGGCCCGTCCTCGCCGACGACCTCCTCCCCGAGCGCGTCCTCGTCGGCGACGCCGTCGCACGCCGCGCGCTCGTGGCACGCGCGTACACCCCCCTCGCGGCGAGCCAGGGCTCGCTCCTGGAGACCCTGTCCGCGTACCTCGGGGCCGGACGTTCGCTCGAGGCCGCCGCGCGCAGCCTGTACGTGCACCCCAACACGGTCCGGTACCGGCTGCGGCGCGTGGCGGACGTGACGGGCTGGGACCCGCTGGACGCGCGTGAGTCGTACGTGCTGCAGACGGCGCTGACGGTCGGGCGCCTGGACGCCGTGCCCGACTGA
- a CDS encoding DUF1206 domain-containing protein, with translation MSTVAASSSRGVWEAGARAGYAVSGVLHVLIGVLAVQLAVGDGSGSADQSGAFAQVASTPFGAVALWVAVVAFAALGAWQAAAALSGVVGEAADRAKAAGKAVVYLALAVTALTFARGGGSGGGQTSDATATLLQAPAGRLLVGAVGVGVLAVGAYHVHKGVTKRFLDDLQRLPAGRPGRAARWSGVVGYVAKGVALGVLGVLFVLAAVHADPSEATGLDGALRTLREAPAGPFLLLLVALGLIAYGLYSFVRARFGRL, from the coding sequence ATGTCCACGGTCGCCGCGAGCTCGTCGCGAGGGGTCTGGGAGGCCGGCGCCCGCGCCGGGTACGCCGTCAGCGGTGTGCTGCACGTGCTGATCGGTGTGCTCGCCGTCCAGCTGGCCGTCGGGGACGGCAGCGGCAGCGCGGACCAGTCCGGCGCGTTCGCGCAGGTGGCCTCGACGCCGTTCGGGGCCGTCGCGCTGTGGGTGGCCGTCGTCGCGTTCGCCGCGCTCGGTGCCTGGCAGGCGGCGGCCGCGCTGAGCGGGGTCGTCGGCGAGGCGGCGGACCGCGCCAAGGCGGCCGGGAAGGCGGTGGTCTACCTGGCGCTCGCGGTCACCGCGCTCACCTTCGCCCGCGGCGGCGGTTCCGGGGGCGGGCAGACGTCGGACGCGACCGCGACCCTGCTGCAGGCGCCCGCCGGTCGGCTGCTGGTCGGCGCGGTCGGCGTCGGGGTCCTGGCGGTCGGTGCCTACCACGTGCACAAGGGCGTCACGAAGCGGTTCCTCGACGACCTGCAGCGGCTGCCCGCGGGGCGGCCCGGACGCGCCGCCCGCTGGTCGGGGGTCGTGGGGTACGTCGCCAAGGGCGTCGCGCTCGGCGTGCTCGGGGTGCTGTTCGTCCTGGCGGCGGTCCACGCGGACCCGTCGGAGGCGACCGGGCTCGACGGGGCGCTGCGCACCCTGCGCGAGGCGCCCGCGGGGCCGTTCCTGCTGCTGCTCGTCGCTCTGGGGCTCATCGCCTACGGCCTCTACAGCTTCGTGCGGGCGCGCTTCGGCAGGCTCTGA
- the fabF gene encoding beta-ketoacyl-ACP synthase II yields the protein MSTVPEVVVTGLGATTPLGGDVPSTWRAALAGESGARTFENDWAERYDIAVSFAAQLRVAPDQVLTRPELKRMDPSAQYAVIATREAWKDAGSPEVDGERLGAVVSSGIGGIWTMLDAWDALREKGGRRVLPMTVPMLMPNSPVAYVSLELGARAGAHALVSACASGAEAIGYAVEMIRTGRADVVVAGGTEAAIHPMPVAAFAASRTLSTRNDDPAAASRPYDTARDGFVLGEGAGVVVLESAEHARARGARVYARIAGVGLSADGFHITSPEPSGEGQIRAMEAALADADVTPADVHHVNAHATSTVVGDLIEARSIRGVLGGDADQVALSATKSMTGHLLGGAGALETIFAVLALHERQAPPTINVDDPDPELVLDLVRDAPRALPDGPLAAINNSFGFGGHNVALVVTAD from the coding sequence ATGAGCACCGTCCCCGAGGTCGTCGTCACCGGCCTGGGCGCCACCACACCGCTCGGCGGCGACGTGCCGTCCACGTGGCGGGCCGCGCTGGCCGGCGAGTCGGGTGCCCGGACCTTCGAGAACGACTGGGCCGAGCGCTACGACATCGCGGTGTCGTTCGCCGCCCAGCTGCGCGTCGCGCCCGACCAGGTGCTCACCCGGCCCGAGCTCAAGCGCATGGACCCCTCGGCGCAGTACGCGGTGATCGCGACGCGCGAGGCGTGGAAGGACGCCGGCTCCCCGGAGGTCGACGGCGAGCGGCTGGGTGCCGTCGTGTCGTCCGGCATCGGCGGCATCTGGACCATGCTCGACGCGTGGGACGCGCTGCGCGAGAAGGGCGGCCGGCGCGTCCTGCCGATGACCGTGCCCATGCTCATGCCGAACTCCCCCGTGGCCTACGTGTCGCTCGAGCTCGGCGCCCGCGCCGGTGCGCACGCGCTCGTGTCCGCGTGCGCCTCGGGCGCCGAGGCGATCGGCTACGCGGTCGAGATGATCCGCACCGGGCGGGCGGACGTCGTCGTCGCCGGCGGGACCGAGGCGGCGATCCACCCGATGCCCGTCGCGGCGTTCGCCGCCTCGCGCACCCTGTCGACCCGCAACGACGACCCGGCCGCCGCCTCGCGGCCCTACGACACCGCACGCGACGGCTTCGTCCTCGGCGAGGGCGCCGGCGTCGTCGTGCTGGAGAGCGCGGAGCACGCCCGCGCCCGGGGCGCCCGCGTGTACGCGCGCATCGCCGGCGTCGGCCTGAGCGCCGACGGCTTCCACATCACCTCACCCGAGCCGTCGGGTGAAGGGCAGATCCGTGCGATGGAGGCAGCGCTCGCCGACGCGGACGTGACCCCCGCGGACGTGCACCACGTCAACGCGCACGCGACCTCGACCGTCGTGGGCGACCTCATCGAGGCGCGCAGCATCCGCGGCGTCCTGGGCGGTGACGCCGACCAGGTGGCGCTGTCGGCCACCAAGTCGATGACGGGGCACCTGCTCGGCGGCGCCGGCGCGCTGGAGACGATCTTCGCCGTCCTCGCGCTGCACGAGCGGCAGGCGCCGCCGACGATCAACGTCGACGACCCCGACCCCGAGCTCGTCCTCGACCTGGTCCGCGACGCCCCGCGCGCCCTGCCCGACGGTCCGCTGGCCGCGATCAACAACTCGTTCGGCTTCGGCGGCCACAACGTGGCCCTCGTCGTCACCGCGGACTGA